In Pseudomonadales bacterium, a single window of DNA contains:
- the map gene encoding type I methionyl aminopeptidase: MKSQPNPPPGFIKNPAEIERMRVAGRLAADVIEMITPHVQPGISTGELDRICHDFIVNVQQAVPAPLNYHGFPKSICTSVNQVVCHGIPSDKRILKHGDIVNIDITVMKDGYYGDTSVMFLVGRHEVHAERLVRITQECLYRAIDVVRPGAHLGDIGHVIQQHAEASYYSVVREYCGHGIGSQFHEEPQVLHYGRPGTGMQLLEGMTFTIEPMINAGKRHTKLSQRDGWTVETRDGRLSAQWEHTLLVTINGCEVLTARRGEPWREAD, translated from the coding sequence ATGAAGAGCCAGCCGAATCCGCCGCCGGGGTTCATCAAGAATCCGGCCGAAATCGAACGCATGCGCGTCGCCGGACGCCTTGCGGCAGACGTGATCGAAATGATCACGCCGCACGTACAGCCCGGCATCAGCACCGGGGAACTCGACCGTATCTGCCACGATTTCATCGTGAACGTGCAACAGGCGGTCCCGGCGCCTCTCAACTACCACGGCTTCCCGAAGTCGATCTGCACTTCGGTCAATCAGGTCGTATGCCACGGCATTCCCAGCGACAAGCGCATCCTCAAGCACGGCGACATCGTCAACATCGACATCACCGTAATGAAAGACGGTTATTACGGTGACACCAGCGTGATGTTCCTCGTGGGGCGCCACGAAGTCCATGCCGAACGGTTGGTACGAATCACGCAGGAATGCCTGTACCGCGCGATCGACGTGGTGCGCCCGGGTGCACATCTCGGCGACATCGGCCACGTGATCCAGCAGCACGCGGAGGCCAGCTACTACTCTGTGGTGCGCGAGTACTGTGGTCACGGCATCGGCAGCCAGTTCCACGAAGAGCCGCAGGTGCTGCATTACGGGCGACCCGGCACCGGCATGCAACTGCTGGAAGGCATGACGTTCACGATCGAACCGATGATCAACGCCGGCAAGCGCCACACGAAACTGTCACAGCGCGATGGCTGGACCGTGGAAACCCGTGACGGCCGGCTCTCGGCGCAGTGGGAGCACACGCTGCTGGTGACCATCAACGGCTGCGAGGTGCTTACCGCGCGCCGCGGGGAACCATGGCGCGAGGCGGACTGA